In Pedobacter heparinus DSM 2366, the following are encoded in one genomic region:
- a CDS encoding ComF family protein, with protein MMLLKRILGDLFSLLFPSLCCGCGTDLYTGEQLLCTECLYNLPYTDYHLHTENKAAKQLWGRLPCNAVMSLFYFKKGARTQNLIHNLKYKGRKDLGIKLGNMIAEKLLTAPAYTGIDIIVPVPLHKSRERVRGYNQSCSIAEGIAAGLNIPLSTDGLVRIKKTSSQTKKGRYQRFENMQSVFSVKDAWAFKDKHVLLVDDVLTTGATLEACGMVLLEAKIAKLSIATVAYAE; from the coding sequence ATGATGTTATTGAAACGGATTTTGGGCGACCTGTTCAGTCTTTTATTTCCCAGCCTTTGTTGCGGATGTGGTACGGACCTGTACACCGGCGAACAGTTACTCTGTACCGAATGTTTATATAACCTTCCTTATACCGATTACCACCTGCATACCGAAAATAAGGCGGCAAAACAATTATGGGGCAGGCTCCCCTGTAATGCAGTAATGTCTTTATTCTATTTTAAAAAAGGGGCAAGGACGCAAAACCTGATACATAACCTGAAATATAAAGGCAGGAAGGATTTGGGGATAAAACTGGGGAATATGATTGCAGAAAAACTACTGACAGCACCTGCTTATACAGGGATTGATATTATTGTACCGGTACCACTGCACAAAAGCAGGGAAAGAGTAAGGGGTTACAACCAAAGTTGCAGCATCGCCGAAGGCATTGCTGCAGGATTAAATATTCCGCTAAGTACAGATGGCCTGGTACGAATAAAAAAAACCAGCAGCCAGACGAAAAAAGGGCGCTATCAACGCTTTGAAAATATGCAAAGCGTATTTTCTGTTAAGGATGCATGGGCTTTTAAAGACAAACACGTATTGCTGGTGGATGATGTGTTGACCACCGGTGCCACCCTGGAAGCTTGTGGAATGGTACTGCTGGAAGCTAAAATTGCAAAACTGAGCATAGCAACCGTTGCCTATGCGGAATAA
- a CDS encoding DinB family protein codes for MNRIKMFLKELDEASVTTRKMLERVPADKFDWQPHPKSMTVKRLATHIAELPSWISMALTTDELDFADNPYEPVDVKNTDELLAYFEKSLQDGRSHLVDRYEDVLDKDWTLRNGEQVYSVEPKADVIRMSLNQVVHHRAQLGVFLRLLDIPIPGSFGPSADETDF; via the coding sequence ATGAACAGGATTAAAATGTTTTTGAAAGAACTGGACGAAGCCTCAGTAACTACCCGAAAAATGTTGGAAAGGGTGCCTGCAGATAAATTTGACTGGCAGCCACACCCAAAAAGTATGACCGTTAAAAGACTGGCCACACATATTGCTGAACTGCCTTCATGGATATCAATGGCCCTGACCACCGACGAACTGGATTTTGCCGACAATCCTTACGAACCGGTAGATGTAAAAAATACAGACGAGCTACTGGCTTATTTTGAAAAGTCGTTACAGGACGGACGCAGCCACCTGGTTGATCGTTACGAAGATGTACTGGATAAAGACTGGACATTAAGAAACGGAGAACAGGTTTACAGTGTAGAGCCTAAGGCAGATGTGATCCGCATGAGCCTGAACCAGGTTGTGCATCACCGTGCACAACTGGGCGTATTTTTAAGGCTGCTGGACATCCCGATACCTGGAAGTTTTGGTCCGAGTGCAGATGAAACAGATTTTTAA
- the rlmN gene encoding 23S rRNA (adenine(2503)-C(2))-methyltransferase RlmN — translation MPATNKIDIRSLDLSQLQQHFIAMQEPAYRAKQVYQWLWEKSARSFAEMSNLPKDLRAKLDAQYAINVVEVNKSQISNDHTIKNAFRLYDGNIVEGVLIPMDDRMTACVSSQVGCSLTCKFCATGYMDRKRNLNADEIYDQVVLIDQQAKKNYNAPLTNIVYMGMGEPLLNYANVLKSIERITAPDGLNMSYKRITVSTAGISKMIKKLGDDGVKFNLALSLHAANDKKRNEIMPINEHNSLKALAESLKYYFAKTKNPVTYEYIVFNHFNDEIEDAMELAKFCKHVPCKVNLIEYNPIQFADFINAEGDKIDAFSNYLKSQGITTNIRRSRGKDIDAACGQLAVKES, via the coding sequence ATGCCTGCTACAAATAAAATAGACATCCGTTCATTAGATCTTTCTCAACTGCAACAGCACTTTATTGCCATGCAGGAACCTGCCTACAGGGCCAAACAGGTTTACCAATGGCTTTGGGAAAAATCTGCCCGCAGCTTTGCGGAAATGAGCAATCTTCCAAAAGACCTTAGGGCTAAACTGGATGCGCAATATGCCATTAATGTGGTGGAGGTAAATAAATCGCAGATCAGTAATGATCATACCATCAAAAATGCCTTTCGTTTGTACGATGGCAATATTGTAGAAGGTGTACTGATCCCTATGGATGACCGAATGACTGCGTGTGTAAGTTCGCAGGTGGGCTGCAGTTTAACCTGCAAATTTTGTGCAACGGGTTATATGGACCGTAAGCGGAACCTGAATGCCGATGAAATTTATGATCAGGTGGTACTGATAGACCAGCAGGCCAAAAAAAATTACAATGCTCCATTAACAAACATTGTATATATGGGCATGGGCGAACCCCTTCTGAATTATGCCAATGTATTGAAATCTATTGAACGTATCACTGCTCCTGACGGATTGAACATGTCGTACAAACGCATTACGGTCTCTACTGCCGGCATTTCCAAAATGATCAAAAAACTTGGTGACGACGGGGTGAAATTTAACCTTGCTTTATCATTACATGCCGCTAATGATAAAAAGCGCAACGAGATCATGCCAATCAACGAGCACAATTCACTGAAAGCACTGGCCGAATCCTTAAAATACTATTTTGCCAAAACCAAGAACCCGGTAACCTACGAATACATCGTATTTAATCATTTTAACGACGAAATTGAGGATGCCATGGAACTGGCCAAATTCTGCAAACACGTACCCTGCAAGGTTAACCTGATTGAATACAACCCAATACAGTTTGCTGATTTCATCAATGCAGAAGGGGATAAAATCGATGCTTTCTCCAATTACCTGAAAAGCCAGGGCATTACCACCAATATCAGGCGCAGTCGTGGTAAAGACATTGATGCGGCATGCGGACAGCTTGCTGTTAAAGAAAGCTAA
- the rluF gene encoding 23S rRNA pseudouridine(2604) synthase RluF codes for MSDSTTRLNKYISESGLCSRRAADRYIEQGNVYINGKKAKVGDKVFFGDIVTVNGQTIDPKEVENSVLIAYNKPVGITSTTEAGVKGNIVDHVNHSERVFPIGRLDKDSQGLIFLTNNGDLVNKILRAGNNHEKEYVVTVNKPLTDQFITGMAKGVPVLGVMTKKCKVVKESPLIFKITLIQGLNRQIRRMCEYFGYEVTKLERVRIMNIPLKGIPLGEWRELTPEELTGIFNMVAKSSAEADATPKRVSKKPKTPKEEDFLENVTPGRSSGRNAKPKSKGKAAPASVRREDRPAGGKGKSGPKTSAAFKTTGAAGDWNKSGGPSKRPVKPTKGRSGAPAAKTRSPKR; via the coding sequence ATGTCTGATTCTACCACCCGATTAAATAAATACATTAGTGAAAGCGGCCTATGCTCCAGAAGGGCAGCCGACAGGTACATAGAGCAGGGAAATGTATACATCAACGGCAAAAAAGCCAAGGTAGGTGATAAAGTGTTTTTTGGGGATATTGTAACGGTTAACGGACAAACTATAGACCCTAAGGAAGTTGAAAATTCTGTTTTAATTGCATATAACAAGCCTGTTGGCATTACCAGTACCACCGAAGCCGGGGTAAAAGGAAATATTGTAGATCATGTTAACCATAGCGAACGCGTGTTCCCCATTGGCCGTTTGGATAAAGATTCACAGGGACTGATATTTCTGACCAACAATGGCGACCTGGTAAATAAAATACTCCGGGCAGGTAACAACCACGAAAAGGAATACGTAGTAACCGTAAACAAACCCCTTACAGATCAGTTTATAACCGGAATGGCTAAAGGTGTTCCTGTTTTGGGTGTAATGACCAAAAAATGTAAGGTAGTTAAAGAAAGCCCGCTCATATTCAAAATCACATTGATCCAGGGCCTGAACAGGCAGATCAGGAGAATGTGTGAGTATTTTGGCTACGAAGTAACCAAGCTGGAGCGTGTAAGGATCATGAACATTCCATTAAAAGGCATTCCTTTAGGAGAATGGCGTGAGCTCACACCAGAAGAACTGACTGGAATATTTAATATGGTTGCCAAATCAAGTGCGGAAGCAGATGCAACACCCAAAAGAGTAAGCAAAAAACCTAAGACACCAAAAGAGGAGGATTTTTTAGAAAATGTGACCCCTGGGAGATCTTCAGGAAGAAATGCTAAACCCAAAAGTAAAGGAAAAGCTGCCCCAGCTTCAGTAAGACGGGAAGATCGACCAGCTGGAGGCAAGGGCAAATCCGGCCCTAAAACTTCCGCTGCTTTTAAAACAACAGGGGCGGCAGGCGACTGGAACAAAAGTGGCGGTCCGTCCAAAAGACCCGTCAAACCAACAAAGGGCCGCTCCGGGGCCCCTGCTGCCAAAACGAGAAGCCCTAAACGATAG